A stretch of Henckelia pumila isolate YLH828 chromosome 4, ASM3356847v2, whole genome shotgun sequence DNA encodes these proteins:
- the LOC140861922 gene encoding uncharacterized protein, with product MSNLFLNLAKGEAPPVQFEVNGNEYNMIYYLADGIYPSWAAFVKNIPRPLSQKHRIFARYQEGVRKDVERAFGVLQARWHIVRGSSRLWDPIDLDYIIKTFIILHNMIVKDEREDILEDHDFPTRDDEHVSPNVVPSRYPTVEFNAFLERRVSIRNRELHHNLQKDLIEHIWNLHGDA from the coding sequence ATGTCCAATTTGTTCTTAAATCTTGCAAAGGGAGAAGCCCCTCCAGTTCAATTTGAGGTGAACGGGAATGAATACAACATGATATACTATCTCGCCGACGGTATTTATCCATCTTGGGCTGCCTTTGTCAAAAATATCCCTCGACCCCTCTCGCAAAAACATAGGATTTTTGCACGATATCAAGAGGGGGTGAGAAAAGATGTTGAGCGAGCCTTTGGTGTACTCCAAGCACGCTGGCATATAGTGAGAGGTTCATCTCGCTTGTGGGATCCAATTGATCTagattatataataaaaacatTTATCATTCTACATAACATGATTGTAAAGGACGAAAGGGAGGATATACTCGAAGATCACGATTTTCCAACTAGAGATGATGAACATGTGTCACCAAACGTTGTCCCTTCAAGATATCCTACTGTAGAGTTCAACGCTTTTTTAGAACGACGTGTCAGTATTCGAAACCGAGAATTGCACCACAATCTTCAAAAAGACTTGATCGAACATATTTGGAATTTACATGGGGATGCATAG
- the LOC140863101 gene encoding small ribosomal subunit protein uS9c, with protein MATSISALTSSLASLSFSSRISPIPVPSLSFSPLKPLSLKSPAPKYPTFVITSLASVAEADVETEDLENLVKSRLPGGFAAQNIIGTGRRKCAIARVVLQEGSGKFVINYRDAKEYLQGNPLWLQYIKTPLVTLGYESSYDVFVKAHGGGLSGQAQAISLGVARALLKVSASHRSPLKQEGLLTRDSRVVERKKPGLRKARKRPQYSKR; from the exons ATGGCAACCTCCATCTCCGCTCTCACTTCATCTTTAGCTTccctctcattctcctccagaATTTCACCCATTCCCGTTCCTTCTCTTTCATTTTCTCCATTAAAGCCCCTATCTTTGAAATCTCCTGCCCCTAAATACCCCACCTTCGTCATCACCTCCTTAGCTTCCGTCGCCGAAGCAGATGTGGAGACTGAAGATCTCGAAAATCTTGTGAAATCCAGGCTTCCTGGTGGATTCGCGGCGCAGAATATAATCGGCACAGGCCGCAGGAAATGTGCTATTGCTAGGGTTGTTCTGCAGGAAGGCTCCGGGAAATTTGTCATCAATTATCGCGATGCTAAG GAATACCTGCAAGGGAATCCTCTATGGCTGCAGTATATCAAGACCCCTCTTGTGACTTTAGGCTATGAGAGCAGCTACGATGTCTTTGTGAAGGCGCACGGTGGTGGTCTGTCTGGGCAGGCTCAAGCAATTTCCCTTGGCGTTGCTCGGGCTTTACTGAAAGTTAGTGCAAGCCACAGATCGCCTTTGAAACAGGAAGGTCTCCTGACCAGAGATTCGAGAGTAGTTGAAAGGAAGAAGCCTGGACTGAGGAAAGCAAGGAAGCGCCCTCAGTACTCAAAACGTTAA
- the LOC140867186 gene encoding uncharacterized protein — MAATRILLRASKLPTGLGFSKETVSSSSFPLTGSRNRTQMCLRDHIELSTDHTPTVGGGRKPVMVQATASPSACILISEPKTNKMEDLATLFANIAKVMSQWLEFVTKQRPWRFHIQMFVEKVIIDCRFFALLAVAGSLIGSVLCCVQGCFLILESYFQYFHAMSKMSEQGHVVLLLLEAIDMFLVGIAMLIFGMAMHIMFVGTNNRERLEYTASNLSNNFSLEKLSSWIKMRSVMQAKSKIGHALILILQVEVIEKFKYVTTTSPLDLACYAGVVLLSSASIFILSRIALSRAEK, encoded by the exons ATGGCCGCCACTAGAATATTGCTAAGGGCGTCAAAATTACCTACGGGGCTTGGATTTTCTAAGGAAACTGTCTCAAGCTCTTCGTTTCCACTGACTGGGTCGAGGAATAGGACACAGATGTGCCTGAGGGATCATATAGAGTTGAGTACTGATCATACTCCGACTGTCGGCGGAGGCCGGAAGCCGGTGATGGTACAGGCCACCGCCTCCCCCTCGGCATGCATACTGATTTCGGAGCCCAAGACGAATAAAATGGAGGATTTGGCGACGTTGTTTGCAAATATTGCAAAAGTGATGTCTCAGTGGCTTGAGTTCGTCACCAAACAAAGGCCATGGAGATTTCATATTCAAATGTTCGTTGAAAAG GTTATCATAGATTGCAGATTTTTCGCATTGCTAGCAGTGGCGGGATCTTTGATCGGTTCCGTGCTTTGCTGTGTTCAA GGGTGTTTTCTGATACTGGAGTCATATTTCCAGTACTTCCATGCCATGTCCAAGATGTCAGAACAAGGGCACGTTGTGTTACTATTACTTGAAGCTATTG ATATGTTCCTAGTTGGAATTGCAATGCTTATATTTGGAATGGCTATGCATATAATGTTCGTGGGAACCAACAACCGCGAAAGATTGGAGTATACAGCTTCAAacttgtccaacaatttcagcCTTGAG AAACTCTCATCATGGATCAAAATGAGATCTGTCATGCAAGCGAAATCGAAAATCGGGCATGCTCTGATATTGATTCTTCAAGTGGAAGTCATTGAAAAATTCAAGTATGTGACAACTACAAGTCCTTTAGATCTTGCCTGCTACGCTGGAGTTGTGCTTCTGTCCTCTGCATCCATATTCATACTTTCGAGAATCGCTCTTTCTCGAGCTGAGAAGTAA
- the LOC140861921 gene encoding uncharacterized protein, translating into MNVCTLQSGESSRVRGYKRKSKNRERVAGARRLFKDYFTDSPVYSEHDFRRRFRMRRPLFFRIMEALQTNIPYFVQRRDATGKLGLSSLQKVMAAVRMLAYDVAGDAVDEYLRIGASTALECLKTFCRGMHEIFYEQYLRQPTSEDVARLNAENARRGFPGMLGSIDCMHWA; encoded by the coding sequence ATGAACGTTTGTACGCTTCAATCGGGGGAGTCAAGTCGCGTACGTGGCTACAAACGGAAATCAAAAAATCGAGAACGTGTTGCCGGGGCTCGAAGATTATTTAAAGATTACTTCACCGACAGTCCCGTCTACAGCGAGCATGATTTTCGAAGGCGATTCCGTATGAGAAGACCTTTGTTTTTTAGAATTATGGAAGCTCTACAGACCAATATACCTTACTTTGTCCAACGGAGGGACGCAACCGGTAAACTCGGGTTGTCATCACTACAAAAGGTTATGGCTGCTGTTCGGATGCTTGCATATGATGTTGCAGGCGATGCTGTTGATGAATATTTGAGGATAGGTGCATCGACAGCGCTGGAGTGTTTGAAAACATTTTGCAGGGGGATGCATGAGATATTTTATGAACAATATTTGAGGCAACCAACATCTGAGGACGTTGCTCGGCTAAATGCTGAAAATGCTAGAAGAGGATTTCCCGGGATGCTTGGAAGCATTGATTGCATGCATTGGGCTTGA